The following is a genomic window from Deltaproteobacteria bacterium.
GATATCAGCCTTTCCAGCCCCCTGACCAGGCGCACCGTGGGGTCTTTCTCCGTCGGCCGGGAACCGTGGCCCGCCCGTCCCCTTGCCACGAGTTTCAGCCACAACGGCCCCTTTTCCCACATGTTTATCAGGAAATAGTCCCCCGGCCCGAAGAGGTCGCGGACGCCGATGCCCCCTTCGTTGAGGCCATAACAGCCGGAAAGCTCCCCGCCGTGCTCCTTCACGAAGTAGCCCGCCCCGTCGTCGCCACCCACCTCCTCGTCGGGATTGGCGACGATGAACACCTTCCTGTTTAGTTTCCCCCTCTCTCTCAACGCCTTGAGTGCACCGAAAATCTGGGCGATGCCGAGTCCTTTGGTGTCGAGGGTCCCCCGCCCGAGCACATACCCATCTCTCACCTCTCCGAGGAAAGGCGGGAATGTCCACTCCTCCTCCCGGGCAGGGACCACGTCCATGTGGTGGATCAGGACCAGCCCGGGACCGGCGTCCCCGCCGATATTGCACAGGATGCTCGACTTTGCTTCGCTCATGCCGTACACGGAAGATTCGAAGCCGAGCCCGGCCAAAAGCTCGCCAAGGTACCGCACGGCCTCGCTGCAGTCCCCGGGCGGATTTGACGTGTCGATCCGGATGTACTCCGACAGCGCCGAAATCATGGCTTTGTCTATATCATGCATGCAAAGATCCTCCCCGTGTTGCCGCTCCCGGTTCCGTCCAAAACGGTTCGGCGGCCTGAGTTCCCCGTTGCCCCCCATCCCCGGGTCCGGGATCCGCACAGCCACCCCCCGCCATGGTGCCGGCTCCTGAATTTCTGCGTCAACCCGGACATTCCCGACTCCCCTTTGTCACAATGCCGCTGTATGCTGAATTTTCGATCTTCCGCCGATGGCTTTCCGTGATCGAGTACGGAGATACGCCGCGCCGGAACCGCTAGTATCTGGCAGCCCCCCTCCTGAGTTCCACCAGGACCTGCTTGATGATGGCCTTCAAGGTCTCGAACACACCGATGCCGTTTATCGCCACCACCTCGAACTCGGGGACGTTCCGGTAATTCAAGAGAGCATGGAGTTCCGAGACAGAGGCTATGTTGTCCAGGTCTCTCTTGTTGTACTGGATGGCCAGGGGGATCCTGTCGAGGTCATACCCCTGCTCCTTCAGGTTCACCCTCATGTTCTCAAAGCTCTCCACGTTCGCGTCCACCCGGGTAATCTGGGAATCTGCGACAAAGACCACCCCGTCGACGCCCTTGAGTATCAGCTTCCTGCTCGCGTCGTAGAAGACCTGGCCGGGGACCGTGTAGAGGTGAAACCTCGTCTTGAACCCCCGCACGTCACCGAGGGAAAGGGGGAGGAAGTCGAAGAACAGCGTCCTCTCCGTCTCCGTGGCGAGGGAGATCATCTTGCCCCGCGATTCGGGCCGCATCTTCGAGAAAATATACTGCAGGTTCGTGGTCTTCCCGCACAACCCGGGCCCGTAGTAAACTATCTTGCAGTTGATTTCCCTTGCTGAGTAATTGATAAAAGACATTGAGACCCGGCTTATCTCCGCTTCACTTAAAGAGTTTGTCGATATCCTCGTCCGTTAGTTCCTCGAAGATCATCTCCTCATCAGCGGTAAAATGAAGCCGCGCATCGATCTCCTCGAGGACTCTCAGCACATTCCGGTTCGACTTCTTCACCCTGAGGCGGACAAGGCCCACGGGGGTCCGGGCATCGAAAATGACGACGAGGATGACCCTGTTATCGATTAGGGAGATGTGCATATTGTCTTTCTCGCCCTGATGGAAGAGAATGGAAAACTCCTTTTCCCCGATGAGCCTGGCAAGCCCCCCCGATGCCGCGATATTCCCTGCAGCCAGGGAGCTCAGGGCCATTGTATCGTATCCCTCCTCTTCCCCCACGGAGCAGAGAAGCTGGCCGTTCTTATCCACGAGAAACACTACTTTTGAGTGAGACTCCAGCAGGATCCTGCGCAAAACGGACTTCAGTTGCCGGAACTCCTCATCCCGTATTATGAGGTGACTGCCCTCCAAATATCCTCCTTCAGCGGGACGATTTTTCACCCATTATATAATAATGGATTGAAATTGAAATAAAATTAATCTCCCCGCTTCGCCTGCTTCTCACAGGAAGCGTCCCTAGAACTCGACCGCGTCTCCGCAACCGACATAATCCCTGGTCTTCGTGCCGAACCGGCCCGTCCCGGGATGCACGTTCAGGCCCGCCTCTTTCATTTTCTGGACCGTCACCGCGCCGGTGCAGTGATTGCAGGCGTACAATTCGACCCCGTAGCCCTTCAACTTCCCGATCAGGGTATCGTGCTCGGCTTCCCACTCGTCGAAGGGGCAAATGTGAAGGCCGCCGTAGACACCGTAAACTTTCCTCCCGGGAAACTCCTTTCTCCCATACTCGAGAATATCGATGATCCCCGGGTGGCTGCATCCGATGACGGTCACGATCCCCTTTCCCTCGACGTCCACGTAGAGGACCTGCTCGTTTCTCACCTTCAGGAAAATAGGCACATCGAAGGTTGCCGAGTAGACCCCCGGAAACAGCTCGTGCTTCTTCCCCGGGGGCAGGACCCGGGCCTCCCGGGAAAGGCCGCTCTCCGCGATCATACGGCGGCCTTTTTCCGTGAATCCCTCGGGGATCACGACGGGAACACCGGGGTTGAGCCCGGCGACGGTGCCAAGCGCGAAGAAGTGGTCCACGTGCTCATGGGTGATGTAGACCATGTCTATCTCACCGTTCCTCAGCATCTCGTCCACGCCCTCCCGCTTCAGCACTTCACCGACGTAGGCGTGATCCCATCCCACATCGACGAGAATTTTCCTGTCGGCCCCGGCGCCGTCGGTTATCTCGACGAGGTTCATCACTCCCGCCGCGTTCCCCTCCGTCCACCGCACGTCGTACTGGTCCGACCCCAGGCCCCCGGACTCCCGGACATCGAGCCGCATCCTCGCGTCGTCCTTCCAGGACACCTCGGAAAGGCACCTGACCCGCATCTTCTTCACCCGCTCTGCACCCGTGGCCATATTCTCCTCCATACCGTATCAAACGTTGAAGACAACGAGTTTGATCTCGGTCATCTCCTCGATCGTGAACTTCAGCCCCTCACGGCCGAGACCGCTGTTCTTCACTCCCCCGTAAGGCATGTGGTCCACCCTGAACGTGGGCACGTCATTTATCATGACGCCCCCGACATCGAGCTTCTTGAATGCGTACATCGCCTTGTCCACGTCCTTGGTGAACACGCCTGCCTGCAGCCCGTATATGGAGTCGTTGAGCTTCTCGATACCCTCCTCGAAGGTCTCGTACGAATCGATTACGGCAACGGGCGCAAAGACCTCCAGGCAGGAGACTTTCATGGTCCTGTCGACCCTGGTGAGAACCGTCGGCCTGATAACGTTGCCCCTGCGCACGCCCCCCGTTTCGACCCTGGCTCCCTCGTCCCGGGCCTCCTTGATCCAGCCCTCGACACGCTTCGCCTCTTCCAGGGTTATCATGGGGTTGACGTCGGTTCTGGGGCTCAGGGGATCCCCCATCCTCAGCTTCTTTGCCCTCTCGACGAACTCCTTCACGAATCTCCGGTAAATCTTTTTGTTCACGTAGATGCGCTGCAGGGAAATGCACACCTGCCCGGAGTAGGCGAAGGCCCCGACGATGGACCTCGGGATCGCCCAGTCGAGATCCGCATCATCCTCCACGACGATGCCGCAGTTGGAGCCGAGCTCCAGGATCGCCTTTTTCTTTCCGCAGCGCTCCTTTATCGCCCACCCCACGGTGGGTGAGCCCGTAAAGGTGACCATGGCAACCCTGTCATCGGTGACCAGCGCGTCACCGACCACGGATCCCGAACCCGCGACGAGATTGATCGCCTTCGGCGGGAGCCCCGCCTCCAGAAGGACCTCCACGAGCATGATCGACGTAATGGGGGTTACGCTGGCCGGCTTGTGCACAACGGTGTTCCCGGCGGCAATCGCGGGGGCGATCTTGTGGGCCACCAGGTTGAGGGGAAAGTTGAATGGGGAAATCGACGCGATGACCCCGATGGGGAACCTGTCGTAGTAGCCGACCCTCGTCTCGGCCCCCGCGGCGGCACTCATGGGTATCGTCTCCCCGTGTATCTTCAACGCCTCCACCGCGGCGAAGCGAAAGGTCTGGATGGCCCTTTCCACCTCCCCTATAGCGTATTTCCAGGCTTTCCCCGCCTCCAGGGCGATCATCCTCGCAAAGGCCTCTTTTTTCTTCTCCAGCAGCTCGCTCGTCCTGGAGAGAATCCGCGCCCGCTCGTGCAGGGGCATGTCCGCCATGACCGCTCTCGATCCATGTGCCGCACCGATCGCATCGGAAACCATATCGGGGGTCGCGGAGGGGACCCTCCCCACGACCGACCCGTCGTACGGGTTGATCACGTCGAACTTTTTGCCCTTCCGCACCCACTTCCCGTCAACGTACAGGGCTCGATTTATCATGACCTACCTCCTTTCGTGGCTTCACCATCCTTCATTCCCGGCAGAGAATCCCCGCATCCGGCGCGGGTATTCTATCTATTATAATAGCTTCCGGGGCACGAAAAAACCCGAACTGCCCCTCTACCGGAGAAACAGGTAGGTCACGACGATAAAAGTGGGAACCAGGACGATTACGGAATAGATGAAGTAGCCGAAGAAGGACGGCATCTTGACGGCATTCTCCTCGGCGATGGACTTCACCATGAAGTTCGGCGCATTGCCGATGTAGGTGTTCGCCCCCATGAAGACGGCGCCGGCCGATATTCCCATCAGGATCTTCGTCGGAATCCCGACGACTTCGGGGTTCGCTCCCAGGCCCTGGGCGAGGGAGAGAAAGGTGAGATAGGTCGGCGCGTTGTCCAGGAAGCTGGAGAGGGACCCCGTGGCCCAGAAAAACTGCCACGGTTCGGTAACGCCGAGCTCGGCACCCCGGGCCTTCAAAATCAGCAGGGCGGGAATCATCGCCGCAAAGATTCCCGCGAAGAGCTTCGCCACTTCCTCTATCGGGTGGTAGGTGAACTCGTTTTCATCGCGCAATTCTTTCGGGGTTACCTTGATGGAAACGAGTGCGGCGATGACCATGATCACCTCCCGTATGGGGGGTTTCACGAAGACGGCCCCGAGCACCGCGAGCAGCAGGAGAAAGTTGTACGAGCCCACGAGTTTCAACGGTACCTTTTCCTCCTCGAGTTCGTGGCCGTGCATTTCCAGATCCTTTCTGTATTTGATCGTGTCCAGCACGAAAAAGATGGCGACGACGAGTGAAACCTCGAAGGCCCAGAAGTGCCAGAGGTTCTTCAGGGTCCAGAAGAAGGGCACCCCCCGGAGAAACCCCAGAAAGAGGGGTGGGTCGCCGATCGGCGTGAGTGAGCCCCCTATGTTGGATACGATGAAGATGAAGAATATGACCACGTGGGAAAAAGATTTCCTCCAGCGATTTGCCCGTATCAGGGGCCTGATGAGTATCATGCTCGCCCCCGTCGTCCCGAGCAGGTTGGCGATGACCGACCCGATGAGAATGATGATGCAGTTGGATACGGGCGACCCCTTGATCTTTCCCCTGAGGAGGATACCGCCGGAAATGATGAACAGGGCCCCGAGGAGCACGATGAAGGATGTATATTCCGCCCCCGTGTGGAGTACGGTGTGATAATCCCGGTAGAGAAAATAGGCTGCCACGGGGGCGCCGAACACCGCCGCAACCTTCCCGTAGTGTTTCGCCCAGAAGGCCGGCCGGAAAAGGGGGAAGAGCGCTATCGAGAGGAGCAGGCCGGCAAAGGGCAGCACCCAGAGGACCGACAGCTCTTTTCCGAGGGCCAGCTCATCTTCCGAGCAGATTCCAAGAGCGGGAAGGGCAAGGAAAAAGGCAGCAAGGAGAAAGCAGGCGGAAAATCTCCTTATAGATCCGGTTTTCATCGCAACATGACCTCCTAT
Proteins encoded in this region:
- a CDS encoding sodium:proton antiporter, yielding MKTGSIRRFSACFLLAAFFLALPALGICSEDELALGKELSVLWVLPFAGLLLSIALFPLFRPAFWAKHYGKVAAVFGAPVAAYFLYRDYHTVLHTGAEYTSFIVLLGALFIISGGILLRGKIKGSPVSNCIIILIGSVIANLLGTTGASMILIRPLIRANRWRKSFSHVVIFFIFIVSNIGGSLTPIGDPPLFLGFLRGVPFFWTLKNLWHFWAFEVSLVVAIFFVLDTIKYRKDLEMHGHELEEEKVPLKLVGSYNFLLLLAVLGAVFVKPPIREVIMVIAALVSIKVTPKELRDENEFTYHPIEEVAKLFAGIFAAMIPALLILKARGAELGVTEPWQFFWATGSLSSFLDNAPTYLTFLSLAQGLGANPEVVGIPTKILMGISAGAVFMGANTYIGNAPNFMVKSIAEENAVKMPSFFGYFIYSVIVLVPTFIVVTYLFLR
- a CDS encoding M20/M25/M40 family metallo-hydrolase: MHDIDKAMISALSEYIRIDTSNPPGDCSEAVRYLGELLAGLGFESSVYGMSEAKSSILCNIGGDAGPGLVLIHHMDVVPAREEEWTFPPFLGEVRDGYVLGRGTLDTKGLGIAQIFGALKALRERGKLNRKVFIVANPDEEVGGDDGAGYFVKEHGGELSGCYGLNEGGIGVRDLFGPGDYFLINMWEKGPLWLKLVARGRAGHGSRPTEKDPTVRLVRGLERLISLKDEPELTEPVRNMLLALDERGVISLDRTGKSPLPSASQLSEIVSSAPEMEAVFKDTVAVTMLNAGFKPNVIPAVAEASIDVRILPGRDPETVLERIRETLDGLDITVEVLYAANPSGSEKTEFFGLIRDALGEVYPGMTALPYLSTGFTDSRYYRAAGVVTYGLLPCLIPKEELGRIHGVDERISVESVINASEVIKRIVLRMESM
- a CDS encoding gliding-motility protein MglA codes for the protein MSFINYSAREINCKIVYYGPGLCGKTTNLQYIFSKMRPESRGKMISLATETERTLFFDFLPLSLGDVRGFKTRFHLYTVPGQVFYDASRKLILKGVDGVVFVADSQITRVDANVESFENMRVNLKEQGYDLDRIPLAIQYNKRDLDNIASVSELHALLNYRNVPEFEVVAINGIGVFETLKAIIKQVLVELRRGAARY
- a CDS encoding MBL fold metallo-hydrolase → MATGAERVKKMRVRCLSEVSWKDDARMRLDVRESGGLGSDQYDVRWTEGNAAGVMNLVEITDGAGADRKILVDVGWDHAYVGEVLKREGVDEMLRNGEIDMVYITHEHVDHFFALGTVAGLNPGVPVVIPEGFTEKGRRMIAESGLSREARVLPPGKKHELFPGVYSATFDVPIFLKVRNEQVLYVDVEGKGIVTVIGCSHPGIIDILEYGRKEFPGRKVYGVYGGLHICPFDEWEAEHDTLIGKLKGYGVELYACNHCTGAVTVQKMKEAGLNVHPGTGRFGTKTRDYVGCGDAVEF
- a CDS encoding aldehyde dehydrogenase family protein, whose product is MINRALYVDGKWVRKGKKFDVINPYDGSVVGRVPSATPDMVSDAIGAAHGSRAVMADMPLHERARILSRTSELLEKKKEAFARMIALEAGKAWKYAIGEVERAIQTFRFAAVEALKIHGETIPMSAAAGAETRVGYYDRFPIGVIASISPFNFPLNLVAHKIAPAIAAGNTVVHKPASVTPITSIMLVEVLLEAGLPPKAINLVAGSGSVVGDALVTDDRVAMVTFTGSPTVGWAIKERCGKKKAILELGSNCGIVVEDDADLDWAIPRSIVGAFAYSGQVCISLQRIYVNKKIYRRFVKEFVERAKKLRMGDPLSPRTDVNPMITLEEAKRVEGWIKEARDEGARVETGGVRRGNVIRPTVLTRVDRTMKVSCLEVFAPVAVIDSYETFEEGIEKLNDSIYGLQAGVFTKDVDKAMYAFKKLDVGGVMINDVPTFRVDHMPYGGVKNSGLGREGLKFTIEEMTEIKLVVFNV
- a CDS encoding roadblock/LC7 domain-containing protein yields the protein MEGSHLIIRDEEFRQLKSVLRRILLESHSKVVFLVDKNGQLLCSVGEEEGYDTMALSSLAAGNIAASGGLARLIGEKEFSILFHQGEKDNMHISLIDNRVILVVIFDARTPVGLVRLRVKKSNRNVLRVLEEIDARLHFTADEEMIFEELTDEDIDKLFK